One Pecten maximus chromosome 16, xPecMax1.1, whole genome shotgun sequence DNA window includes the following coding sequences:
- the LOC117344605 gene encoding uncharacterized protein LOC117344605 has translation MTDTKSSLARDGTMQVTAKEGIEYLEASGKDRLLERQGLKEPKADKPVVARDGTMVATAKEADALLGNNRPDDDAKTRGQNVKIQDMAKEEPPAKKPRMAKGVTMIGTAQEAEQILGGNKPDADAMTRGQQKKIAEISKETPPTPTKKSRMSKEGTMAATAKEAKAYYIGKDKLGDTRSESKALKQTAAGAPKKMTSIAKTIGEAAYVVPDINVNEGRKTRSQSNPKPSMKRAGTMQQTAKDGKEFLKRGRKSKKAAAEKIIEDAEEEEEEEDDE, from the exons atgactGATACGAAATCCAGTTTGGCCCGTGATGGTACCATGCAGGTTACTGCCAAG GAGGGTATTGAATACTTGGAGGCATCGGGTAAAGATAGGCTGTTAGAGAGGCAGGGCCTGAAGGAGCCAAAGGCTGACAAACCTGTTGTGGCTCGGGATGGAACCATGGTGGCAACAGCAAAG GAAGCTGATGCTTTATTAGGTAATAACAGACCGGATGACGACGCAAAGACAAGAGGTCAGAATGTGAAGATTCAGGATATGGCTAAGGAAGAACCGCCCGCTAAGAAACCCAGAATGGCCAAGGGAGTAACAATGATTGGTACTGCTCAG GAGGCTGAACAAATTCTGGGCGGAAACAAACCTGATGCTGACGCCATGACTCGCGGCCAGCAGAAGAAAATTGCTGAGATTTCAAAAGAAACTCCCCCGACCCCTACGAAAAAATCTCGCATGTCCAAGGAAGGCACAATGGCCGCCACAGCTAAG GAAGCTAAAGCATATTACATTGGAAAGGACAAACTTGGGGACACAAGGTCAGAATCCAAAGCACTGAAGCAGACTGCAGCTGGAGCACCAAAGAAAATGACATCTATTGCCAAGACAATAGGAGAAG CGGCCTATGTTGTTCCTGATATCAATGTAAATGAAGGTAGAAAAACGAGATCTCAGTCAAACCCTAAGCCATCAATGAAGCGTGCCGGAACCATGCAGCAGACAGCCAAAGACGGCAAAGAGTTTTTAAAACGTGGCAGGAAGTCAAAGAAGGCTGCCGCAGAAAAAATTATAGAAGACGCTGaagaagaggaggaggaggaagatgACGAGTAG